In Gossypium hirsutum isolate 1008001.06 chromosome D01, Gossypium_hirsutum_v2.1, whole genome shotgun sequence, the genomic window AGCAAATGGCATTGCTTCTGGTCTTGATGCTCTCTTCCTCAGCAGGTTTGAGTCCCATCGTGCTGAGTATTGGCAGACTCTATACGGTTCAATTGTAAGTGTACAATAAACACCGTTGTTCAAGTTATTGCTTTCTTTTTTCTTGAAAAACAATTTAGTTCACTAATTACAAATCTTTTGCAGAGGATGGGGGCCCCGTATCTCATATTATGCTCTGAAACTGATGATCTTGCTCCTAATCAAATTATCTGCAATTTCGCTCAAAGATTACAACAACTTGGAGGTGATATAAAACTTGTGAAGTTCAATGGTTCGCCTCATGTAGGTTAGTTTTTAAACTTATGAGAAATTGCTCTTACTAGTACATGATCATACCACAGATAAAAGCTTTAAACGGGGAACATATTTAGACTGAAAGAAAAGGGATGGCACAACGGGGCCTTATATATAATATGGGTAGTCATTCATTCATCTTCAAGCATTATGAAACATTAAGTTCGTGATTGCCTTGCACAAGTCCGACAGCAGCGGAGTTTAGTGTCTTTTCTTTACCAAAATGCTTAAATGAGAACAAAGAGATCAAAGGGATCACATGTTTATGATATACAATTGAAAGAAACATTTTCTGGTCCAGACCCATCTTTGCATGATAAAAAAGGTTGCATATTTATCTTCAACATAAGCCTAGCTAATGCAGATGACTTTTTTAACTTCCTTTCATTTGTAGCAATAGTTATATTTTCTTGTATCTATAAATCAATCACATTGAAGTTTCGACATGTCAACGTGTTCCAATTAATGGTCTTTACAGGTCATTATCGGCATTATCCAGTTGATTACAAGGTCGCCGTGACTGAGCTTCTTGGTAAGGCAGCTGCCTTGTATTCCCGAAATATTCAACAATTTGAGGGTGAGCGAATTGGATCAGCAGGGGCACAGGATGAAATCTCTGAGCCGGTCTCCAATATCAGCAAAATAGCCTTAAGACCAAACAAGAGCTTTCAGGGAACTCCTCTGGTGCAAAGCAGTAATTTCCTCTTGCCTAGTTTGATAGAATATAACGAAGGTAGAGATCTTGGGTCCGTGCAAGATGAGCAAAAGGAAGGTTTAATCCATTTGGCTCACCCTCCAAGCATCAATCTCCACGGGGTTCTTGGTCAAATCCTTTTCGATGCATGTGTTCCGAAGAACGTTGAAGGCTGGGATCTAAAGTCATCAGACTCCTCACGCAAACACCCATATACTTCTCGGCGGAATTCCCATTTCAATCCAATCAAATGCATTCGAAGATCCAGGCTATAAACATATTCTGCTTTTCCAGCTTGAAGAAGGAATGCTTTGAAGTGGGGCATAGAGCACAATGAAACTCctaaaaggataaaaaaaagaAGGGGGCAATGTGTGATTTATTAAATTTCTGTTTTGTGGAACAATAAAAGGTTAATTCTATGTTTTGAGCTGTTAGACCCGTGTTCTAACATTAACTGTATAGCGAATTTACCAGAAAAGCTCTAACTTTTGTCTGAATCTTAGCCCatcaaaatggaaaaagaaaataaggcaACGGTTTCACATATgagatttcttttaaaaaattatcatctacattttagtaatttattttacCGTTTTGTCATTAACGGTAACCATCACATGTAATATTatcatttcaaaagaaaattttaggttaaattatataattggtttctatattttttttaatttctttgaactttcctttttttcttcttttttattttccattctcttctcctCTTCCATTTGTTttcctcccttttttttttcttttaacgtaattttcctatgttttttatttgttaaaacttatccctatacttttattttttttgagcaatttaattttttctttttatttctttaattttctttccttcttcccCATTATTTCTTTCTCTTCTCATATTTTTTATTGCAGAAACATAATCTTTGCCCACCAAATAAACCAAGTCCTTGTTTCTTTTACATGGTTCCTAAATTCACTGAAAATTGAATATCAATTATTCTTAATCAAATCTTGATTTGAATATGGCCtaaatttgaaactaaaattagatctaactaattaatataaaaaatcacatccttaatcaaatctaaacataaattgaattctttataatcaaaataatttttttgtttccttttattttatttctgacgAAGAAAATTAAGCAAACAATAAAGTTAATCTAAATCTTCTTGGATTCCCAAACAAGCTTGATTGGAAACCGAGCATGGATGAACCAAAGAGAGAAAGGGAGCATGGAACCAACCTGGTTTGGGTAAAGTTGAGGGTAAATTTCGTATGGTGGTTGTTTTAGTCATTGAGAGTGTAAAGCTCGTTTGAAGAATCCGTGAAACAACGTAATTTCGAGAGGGGGAAAATGTTGTAGGTAAGATAGATAAAGTGATCATGGGGGTTGGTTAGGAGGTTAAGGGAACAAGTTCGAGAAACTTTGTTGAGGATGGACTGCCATAAGTCACGACTGGCGAGGTCTTTGAGTGAGACGAGCTTGTGAAATAGGTCATTGAGAGATCCAAATTGGTTCGTCAAAGCGATGATGGGTAATGAGGGTTTGTAATTGTGGGGTGAGAATATACGAAGAAAGTTATATTTTGGTTTCAGATTtcaccttttcttttttcataaacataaaaaaattttaacaaatgaaaaatatataaaaactaggTTAAAAGAGACGAAGGGacgaaaatagagggagaagaagaagagaataaaaaaaaaattaaaagaatatgaatgaaaaaaaattaaattgctcaaaaaaatGGGATCAATTGTACAATTTAACCTaacattttgtttgaaatgatgatttaacgtgccacattagcttactgttacaccgttaacggcagttaacagctcagtgactaaaatgttacaacacgttaaagtaagtgactaaaatgtaacatttcaaatataagtaattaaaatgtaatttgaggtaaagaaaagtgactattttggtaatttaacttttttaaaatttgattttgaaattgattgAATGGGTGGTTCAATCGAGGTAATGAAGAAGTGAGAGGCCAACGGTCGAGTGGGGTTGTTCTTAAATCACAGCGCCAATCCAATCCCATTTAGCCAAAGCGCTTTTGATTTTAATTCTCAACAACATAACAATGGTGGTAGCAAAGGAGAAGATGATGTCCTACGAGGAAATCCGTCAGAAACGTGTGgaagaaaacaagaaaagaatGGAAGCTCTCAATCTTCCACAGCTTTCTACACTTCTTCATACCCCATCTTTCAAACCCTCTCCGGTTCCATCTCTCTGCAATTCCTCCtccaatttttatttctttattttactaaaGAGAAGCTCACTTTGTATAGTTTATTTAATCCAAACAGAGGAAACAGATGAAGCTTCGGACAGTCGAAAAACAATTGGTTGTGGTTAGAAGATCGAGTCGTGTCGCCAACAAACCGGCCCCGGTTTACCAAGAAGTGAGTGATTTCCTCGATTCTCTTTCATGGGTTTAGTTAAAAATGGTGGCATTAATCTTACCTTGATCTCTTTGAGTAGGTTCTTGTGGATAAAGTGATGATACCTAGAAGGTAATGCTTGTTTGGATTTTTTGATATTTGTTTGTATTTGTAGGGTTTAATGATTTTTTGGTGGCAAATTTAGGGTATCTAAGCATAGGGATCTGTCAAACCGGGTGTATGCTTCAGATGAAGCTAGAGCAGAGGCTTTGGAGAAAGCAGAAAAATTGGAATCTGGTTTAGACCCTCATTTTCCTGTCTTCATTAAGTCCATGCTTCAATCACATGTTACCGGTGGATTTTGGCTGGTTTGTTTATCATTCTAAGCTATTTCGTTCTTCCTTATTCAATCTATAGATGATAGTAGACCTAACAATGCCAGCCAAGAcatgaaaatacaaaaaatgtCAACATTTATTCATCCAAATTATTAACCAATCAATAAGTCTACACATGAACAGGTATATATACACGAATTGTCATGATAGCTATGTAGCAGTATCATTGATTTACGGCTTCACTGTTAATATACATGTTCTTGTACAAAGTTTGGGATTTGGGAAACAAAATTGATAGTATAGGTTGGTTTGTGTATCAAATTTTGAACCACTCATATACTCTaggtttaaaaaagaaaaaaaggaagggaAAGGGGGTCTGTTCCTCATTAAGATCTGTGAGTTAATTCGATGACAGGGCCTACCGGTCCATTTCTGCAAGACAAATCTTCCCAAGCGCGATGAGGTCATGACTTTGGTAGATGAAGAAGGCCATGAGTATCCAACCATATATTTGGCTAAAAAAACAGGACTTAGCGGTGGATGGAAAGGGTTTGCAGTCGCTCACAGGTTGGTCGATGGTGATGCAGTCGTGTTTCAGTTACTCCAACGTACAACATTTAAGGTGATTCCACTTAAATAGGGTCCTATATGTTTATTGCAGACTATCCCTTTCTGTTGTTATTTGCCCTTGTGTCTGTGGATCAACTTCTGAGTCATTCTCACTGTTTCCTTTTATAGGTTTACATTATAAGGGTGAAGGGTTCCGAACAAAGTTAGCTGCTATAATGTTGGAACCGTGCCAGCGGAGTCAGTTTAGGTAATGATTTTGGATAAATACTGCTAAAGTAAGATAATCATTGATATTTCTAAAGCATCAAATATTAATTCAGCATTGTCAAAGTAGAGTATGTGCAGTAGAATCTTGATATAGACACTTGCAATTTGTTTCATGCTTTTGCTAATCTTGTGGGATTGGGACCTACTTGAAGTTATTCGGAATGGGACATTCAACTTATTTCTCACTCCATTGACATCTTAGGCACATGTTTTtgcatattaattaataaataaatctgTGAGAAAACTAGCAAGTCTATCACGCTATTATCTTCtgatttattaatattaatgttGCAGGTAAGACAGGGTTAGATGGAATTCCTTTGCCATTGCCTTTTGTTCATAGATCTGCTTAACCCCAAGACCTGCAATAGATTTATGTACTGATATTTTAGCTGTAAGCTTAATCTTTAGATTGTGATTTCCATGTCCAACATAGACCTGCTATTGTTGGCATTATTTCCCCTAACTAgcactttatattattttagtataatatttttagtgatgtaattatatatttttctatcaattactttatttatgcctgtattataaattatatttattttcatgtttgcCATTATATTATTAATTGGTTACAAGATGTTAGCACTTTAGAATCTTTTTTTTTAGATCTAAAAGCACATAAGTTGAAAATTATagtaataagaaaataattaaaaaagcaTCCAAGCTACAATTGTATCGGTTAGTATTATGTGATTAATAATTTAAcaatcattattattaaattattattaattaccaTATGATATGATTAGCCAATCAACTATTTCATAGGTTTATGTTTGATAATGGTTTGTCCGCCCAACATGGGATGGGGTGCAACACACGGTAGTTCTGGTGTgactttaaatataaatttaggaaaagttttaCTCTACtttaaactataaaaatggtcacttttatttgtctcagataatattttagttacttatatttgaaatgttacattttagtcacgttatcgttttgttacgaagtgctCACACTCTCTAATGGTAGtcctatgtggcagtccaaatgaattttaaatgtcaacttggatgtcTGGTTGTtaggatgaaaataggtttttaattaaataaatttaatttaaactatCACGTAGGACATCCatgttggcatttaaaacccatttggactaccATGTAGGATCACCGTTAGGAGGTAACGAAGCTTAACAGTAGAGTGACCACattgtaacaaaacaataacgtaagtggCTAAAACATAACctttcaaatataagtgattaaaatgtaatctgaagcaaataaaagtgactattgtCGTAATTTATTCAAGTTTATATTAGGGGAATATCAAAAATTTTTAGAGCTATGAGAGtatatcaaaattataattaggtttaaatataaaattttaagaaaatatagaCATTTTTATGGATAATCATTAACAATTTGGTATTTATAATAAATGGGAGAAAATTATATTGTTTTGGTTAATAAGTGTTATCATTTTGTATCCAAATTTGACACATTTTTTAATGTGGTATatgcattatttttttatttaatttgatatctgtATTTGACAAAAGTAATATATTTTGGTATTCAAAggtaattgttaattttttagtgtttaattcaggttttagggttaaattgatgaaatttaattgttaatattattaactagttatgaattttcatcaaatcaactctaaaatttgaatcaaacaCTAAAAGTTAATGTTGCTATatttaggtaccaaaatatataattttggtcAAATACAAGTACTTCATTGCACCAAAATATAACACATGTACCACATTAAAGAAAGTGTCAAGCTCAAGGACCAAATTATGTATTAAgctaaattaaaataactaaataagtTCACATGAAAAAAAATTGGGATTACATAATGTGAAATACTAAAATTCCTAACATCCATTAGATTGTATTTGGcaaattaaacccaaaattaaacaaattcactattaacattaaatttattctattaaaaaatcatgaaaaattcaaacctaataatatttagcaattaactttcatcaaatcaaccctaaaactCGAATTAAATACTAAAAGGTTAACAATTACCTTtgaataccaaaatatataatttttgtcaaatacatgtacctaattgaataaaaaataatgttggtaccacattagaaaaaattgtcaactcaagtatcaaattatgtttttagccaaattaaaataaccaaatatgTTCACATGAAAATGAAATTGGGATAACCTAGATATGAAATACTAAAATTCCTAACATTATATAATTAGATATTTTCTTAGATACAAAAAATTCTAAGGATATAAAAATTCCTAACgaattaccaaaatttttaagtGCACATTATTAGATATTTTGATATATACCACAAATTCTAAGGCGATACCAAAATTTATAAGATAATCGCTAGAAATTGTGGTATACCAAAATTTATAAGTGAATATCCTTAGATATTTTGGTATATACCATAATTTCTAAGGGAATACCAATATTTTTATGGAACCTCGTAAGAAATTTTGGTATACCAAAATCGTGTTGTATAAACTTATAACAAGATTTCTAAcgaaataccaaaatttctaagAGGTTATCTTTAGAAATTCTGGTATATACCTTAATTTCTAAAGAAATATTAATATTTCTATGGAACCTCGTTAGAATTTTGATATaccaaaatctaaatttatgagcCTATACCAAGATTTCTAATAAAATATCACTATTTCTAATAGCACATCCTTAGATATTTTGGTATATACTAAAATTTCTAACAAGATGGTATACCAATATCCGGATTTATAAACctataccaaaatttctaatgAAGTACCAATATTTCTATAGAACCTCATTATTGTTGGTACttaattagaaattttgatataccaaaattcaaatttataagtttttaccaaaatttctaagAGCTTATCCTTAGATATTTTGGTATATACTATGATTTTTAATCAAGCATCCAAATTTCTAATAAGAGCATATCCTTAGATATACCGATATAGGTTTGTCAAGGTATACAAATTTTCTAATGAAGTACCTAATATTTCTATGGAACCTTGTTAGAAATATCGATATACCAAAATCCAGATTTATCAGtttttaccaaaatttctaaTGAAATACTAAAAATTTCTAAGAACTTATCCTtagatattttggtatatatataccACAATTTCTAATGAAGTACCCAATATATTGGTATAGGTTTCTCAAGTTGTACAGATTTTCTAACAAAAATACTAAATTCCGAatcttttagaaatatttttaaatatcgaAATTTTGGcaattataatgaaatgaataaaatCATTTTGTTTTGGTTAATAAGTGTTATCAAGGAAACTAGTAATTTAATTGAAAGTATAACGAAATatcataatatgaaaaaaaatataaccaAATACGAAATACCAAAATTCCTAAGATTATATAActaaatattttggtaaatatcAAAATTCGAAAACACATATCCTTAGGTATTTTGGTATATACCACAATTTTTAAGGTGATACCAAAATTTCTAAGATAATTGTTAGaaattgttgtatatatatacaccacAATTTCTAAGAGAATACCAATATTTCTATGGAACcttgttaaaaattttggtataCCAAAATTGTGTTACACaatattttaccaaaaattctaagAGATTAACCTTAGATATTTTTGGCATATACCACAATTTATCAGGGAATACTAATATTTCTAAGGAACATTGATAGAAATTTTGGTATTCCTTAGTTTGCTCATATTCTTTTTGTTGTGTAAAGAGAATAGTTAAGGTTTTTGAGGTATAAAACTTTAAGTAAATTGTAAAGAGTTTCTAATTGAGCCATAAAAGCTAAAGGGTTGTAGTTTAGCCACAAAAATTAGGAGGAATGTTCTATCTTCGCCTTTGTGAAAATATAGAGATTATAAATGTTATACATTTTCCTTGAAAGGTAGCAATTTTTATAGTGAATTAGGAAAATCCTTAGTTAAGATATACTAACGTAGTGAAGGTAGTCAATTGAGGCAGAACCAATATAAATTGAATTGCCCAAACTATTCTCCATTCTCATTTATTTTGGAATAGTTTGTAGAAGTTTTTAAAACATCAATTCACCTTCGGGCCTAACAATATTTCATGAATATAGtgggcctaaaattttttaaaataaaataaaataaattgattttttcaaTAGTTGAATGGATTAAGTCTAACCATAATATGTTGTTGGTGCTATGATAGTGACTTCATCAAGTTGCAATTCACGTTCTTTATCTATTGACATGTCATAAGGAGTATCGTATGAAATATCTTCATGCCTTGTCTGTAAGGCACGAGTAAAAGGATGATGAGAAGGACCCAACCCTACTTGAATGAAATCAACTAAACCAACTTCAGGAATTGGACTTTGTAAGGCCACTAATATATCGGCGATAAAATGGTTTTCTACACATAAATTTCAATACTATTAATATTGTGATGCATGGTATACAATTGTGTTTTTAACTCATGAATTTTAGTTTAGAGGTAGTGGCATAAACAGCACAAGCTTGTCCTAAGCTGTATGAGCAATTTTGCACCAACTATTTGAGGAAGGATCAACTTTGAAATAAACGTAAAGGTCTAACTAAGTACCATATGATCGTGACAAACCCTTAATGCATAAGCTGAATTGATTTGAAAATTGGTTGTAAGTTGAGACGAAAATTCCTTCAAACCATCTACATGATGTTCAACAACAAAGACTTGAAGCATAGGTATAAATTCTATCTTCCAAAGCAAACAGTTTGTAGAGGTGAGTTTCAATAGGATCTGGTGAAAGACATTAGGAAAAAGGATGGAGATGACCTTAAAATAGGTGTCACATCCATAACAGAAGTTTAAGTGGAGACAAATTGTTGCTCCAACTCTAATATGATGAATGAATtgataaaagaagaagaaatagaaaagatcAGGCAGATAGAGTTTCAACATGAAGCTCATGATACCATGAAAAGAGTAAATTCTCTCTACTTTTAGTAATTGTTATaagaatgtatgtatatatatggttaaaatatgccataagtcctTATATTCTttacaaatttggaatttagtccttatgtaacaccctacacctaGCCTGGTCGCCAAGCCCGAATATCAGGATAccacaccaccgtctcatgtcataaccaacaagtaaaagctcatTTTAACATAACATCCTTCAATTTGCTATTCACATCGGTCTTAAGTCAATCATACTAGCTAGTTATCATTATCACATGCTAAACTTATATTAAATAgtcttataaacatattaaaacatgcATATGATCCATTCAACAAAATTCTCAAACCAGGtctgtaggtatcgatactgacactaaggtatcgatattttctttaagtggtatcgGTACCACCTGGAAAAATGATACCGAACTAGCATTCTATTTCTCGATTAAAAATTAAAGTCTCAAAAATTATTCGTACCTGCCGTGAAGTATTGATAAATTTaccctgagtatcgatactcgagcaaaggtatcgataccaaatctctattttGACTTCCTACACATTTCAAAATACAAAGGTATTGATTTTAAGACTCGATTATCGATACATCTGCTCCATACCTCAAAAATACAACATACATAAGAAattagtttgttttaatttagtttttaaacaTCATACATCAATTACTTCGACAAATAATCATTCAACAGGCTAATTAACatttcaatttcacaaaatcgtGTTCGAGCAAGTAACGTCAATCCATTCTTATGTTCATGAACCCAAGCATCACAATAACATGTAATCCTTATAAACCGAACCAAAAACCAACATAATGTCTAGAAATGAACAGGGCTATAATGAGTCTACCATATTTCCTTTTTCCTCAAAACGTAAATAATATAGAACACCTACGAAATAATGCAAAAGTCTTACTTGGATCACCTCTCGGAAACTACATCGCTCACACCGACACACAACTAATCTGTAATGGTTAAAgaagggagtgggtgagcttaacaagcttagtgaatgcctagaacaactaccgtgcaaacaattcatcaagtattaacgaaacaaccatataacATAACCTTAACAATTCCAACTTTAGTGTCATAATATACTTACTCGTGCATTATTATTAATTCTTTTACATGGTgaacatattcacttttaagcatatagcATATTTCACATATAGTCACCTAACATACAATCATATATCACCATACTCATATAATCTCATGACGTTTAAGCATATGTCATAATACTCGTaaaatcacataacattcaaacATATACCCCAATACTCTAAAacatctttataaataaattgcataataatCACATGTAATATAAACACACATtacaatacacacatattcataagtTAAGACAAattggcacttgagctatgaaacataaaagtgatcTCTATaatcactcatcggatacacagatctccaacacaccaaacatagaatcatagagtcaaacatgtcccaaaagtgaagcataaagctaacgcTCTCCtcatttcccctcacatgtcccgttgaatggagcttagctcacattcccttatccctccaacatgtcccagaGCTTCAATGCCCCAAATCattgtacatataggtgagtactcacaatcctatggcatgccaactatatccaacagtttTAAGATCACAAAGCCAAAATATCCAAagtcaaacacatatcacttaccgattatccgtgcacaatcactgcatatttgcatatttagcaaaacactgtcactaacatttaacTATACATCACATGTACATATTTTCACTTTCATAACagttatcataaccacatatcacatgttatagcatctcatttcaattcacatattcacaaacacatcAGCATTTTGTTCATaagataacataggtatgagaaagcttacactcgaaatttagagtaggggtttaggctactactaaattcccaaacaatgcattgaatcatgtccacaagtaattattccaaacactcactaATTATGCTTTCGTCTAAAAGTTGAAAGCTCAAACTAgtttttccttgcctttatctctactcgtaaAAGGTCCTATTGAATCTGAAACTTCAACAAAAAAATTCACAGAACAATGCATTCAATAATCAACTAAGAACTCACCACAAGCaataaaaaacataagcctaagatATGTTCCCATGTAACCGGAACTTataacataacaaactttaaattcGAATATCTCGATCTATGcttaatatttttgcctaaaaccAATTCCGTTCATATTATAATTCACTTACGACTAATtatcaacctttaaactacaataaaatactcaattcatagtatcaactttttcgacatgttttatggctatttttcaaaaatttattaaaactcaaTAATTCTTTAACAAAACATCAAAGTAAAgttagaaaccttctaattatgtgaaaacaagttgaaaaacactttgaaatcacatttttatgcaaaatctcaaaatccaccattaacgacccaattttcaacttttattcaaaacatgtgATTTAGTGGctaaaaatttggttttaaagactaaatagcATTTAAAACTAACAAGAAGATGAACCGTTATCTTAGTTGATGAAAAACCGAGCGTTTGATAAAAAACTCGAAAAACCCACAAGCTTGACAATGGAggaatctatggtgtttttgggtgtttttcttggtcttttatagaggtctaaggttcaagggtgatagaaatcaaagaggattaGGAATTAGagttcaaaattgattgaaatagtaAGAGAGAATCAATGGACGACAACACTAGTTTTGGGGAAGAGTTAACGTGAAAAACTATAGGTGGGAAGAAAAAACTAGGttggattttaaattttggtctaattgcttcttaaaaactcacaattttgacttttttacaaGTC contains:
- the LOC107921308 gene encoding B3 domain-containing protein At5g42700 translates to MVVAKEKMMSYEEIRQKRVEENKKRMEALNLPQLSTLLHTPSFKPSPRKQMKLRTVEKQLVVVRRSSRVANKPAPVYQEVLVDKVMIPRRVSKHRDLSNRVYASDEARAEALEKAEKLESGLDPHFPVFIKSMLQSHVTGGFWLGLPVHFCKTNLPKRDEVMTLVDEEGHEYPTIYLAKKTGLSGGWKGFAVAHRLVDGDAVVFQLLQRTTFKVYIIRVKGSEQS
- the LOC107916570 gene encoding uncharacterized protein, translating into MWGFGGRYYWGRKESVERRKNGGGIVVVFAWMSSQEKHLKNYVQLYASLGWDSLVCHSEFLNMFFPDKAAALALHLLKELVQELKIRPCPVVFASFSGGPKACMYKVLQMIEGLCEVQVNPDDLQLLKECFSGHVFDSSPVDFTSDLGARFVVHPTVLQMSHPPRMASWIANGIASGLDALFLSRFESHRAEYWQTLYGSIRMGAPYLILCSETDDLAPNQIICNFAQRLQQLGGDIKLVKFNGSPHVGHYRHYPVDYKVAVTELLGKAAALYSRNIQQFEGERIGSAGAQDEISEPVSNISKIALRPNKSFQGTPLVQSSNFLLPSLIEYNEGRDLGSVQDEQKEGLIHLAHPPSINLHGVLGQILFDACVPKNVEGWDLKSSDSSRKHPYTSRRNSHFNPIKCIRRSRL